A region from the uncultured Draconibacterium sp. genome encodes:
- a CDS encoding glycoside hydrolase family 15 protein: MDNLNYAIIGNCKSAALVSEKGSIDWCCLPDFNSSSVFAKILDEKKGGSMEFLVDDSYKISQTYIRTTNIVSTVFKNHDSCFEVVDFMPRYKTNEFGYFTPPEIIRYIKYKYGKPVFKIRYNPKVEYARFKTRFVADEEYIKCFTTEGDYDSLYLYTDLDKQSILNEEEIQLTENAFLLVSYDQKLLNQTLDRQYLKLQKTKVYWLEWANKLTSFIKYNNQIVRSALVLKLLSYDKSGAVLAAATTSLPETIGEERNWDYRFCWIRDASMVIKVMSGLGHLNTVKRFMRFIIDIIPDKDEKIQIMYGINREKILEEETLEHLSGYQNSYPVRIGNAAYLQKQNDIYGILMDVIYQQFTEFKISLEDSEALWTIVRSIVKTVANNWTKPDKGIWEIRTEEKHFTFSKVLCWVAIDRAIKIADFIHKEKYKEEWQALADTIQQDIFENAWNETVGAFTQFYGSTDLDASTLLMEPYGFIDAKDKRYVKTVQATEEELCVDGLMYRYKNKDDFGLPSSSFTICTFWLINALNAIGKRKKATGLFEQLLSYSNHVGLFSEDIDFKTKRLLGNFPQAYSHLALIETAINLAKGETTEDEQILDAIH, translated from the coding sequence ATGGATAATTTGAACTACGCAATAATTGGAAATTGTAAAAGCGCTGCACTTGTATCTGAAAAAGGCTCGATTGACTGGTGTTGTTTACCCGACTTTAATTCATCGTCGGTTTTTGCAAAAATACTCGATGAAAAAAAAGGGGGCAGCATGGAGTTTTTGGTTGACGACAGCTATAAGATCAGCCAAACCTATATCAGAACCACCAATATTGTTTCAACAGTATTTAAAAACCACGACTCGTGTTTTGAAGTAGTAGATTTTATGCCACGTTACAAAACCAACGAGTTTGGTTATTTTACACCACCCGAAATTATTAGGTATATAAAATATAAATACGGGAAACCGGTATTTAAAATCAGGTACAACCCTAAGGTGGAATATGCACGTTTTAAAACAAGATTCGTGGCCGACGAGGAGTATATAAAATGCTTCACAACAGAAGGCGATTACGACTCGCTATACCTTTATACTGATCTGGATAAACAATCCATTTTAAATGAAGAAGAGATTCAATTAACAGAAAATGCTTTTTTACTGGTATCCTACGATCAAAAATTATTGAATCAAACTCTGGACAGGCAGTACCTTAAACTTCAGAAAACGAAAGTATACTGGCTTGAATGGGCCAACAAACTAACTTCGTTTATAAAATACAATAACCAGATTGTAAGAAGTGCGCTGGTTTTAAAGTTGTTGAGTTATGATAAATCGGGGGCGGTGTTGGCTGCGGCAACCACCTCTTTACCCGAAACCATTGGCGAGGAGCGCAACTGGGATTATCGTTTTTGCTGGATACGCGATGCATCAATGGTTATAAAAGTGATGTCGGGTTTAGGGCATCTGAATACCGTTAAAAGATTTATGCGTTTTATAATCGATATTATTCCCGATAAGGATGAGAAAATTCAGATTATGTACGGCATAAACCGCGAAAAGATACTGGAAGAAGAGACTCTGGAACACCTGTCTGGTTATCAAAATTCTTATCCGGTGCGTATTGGGAATGCGGCCTATCTGCAAAAACAAAACGATATTTATGGAATACTGATGGATGTTATTTACCAACAGTTTACCGAGTTTAAAATATCGCTTGAAGACAGTGAGGCCTTGTGGACTATTGTTCGCAGTATTGTTAAAACGGTTGCCAATAACTGGACAAAACCCGACAAAGGAATTTGGGAAATCAGAACTGAAGAGAAGCATTTTACTTTCTCAAAAGTTTTGTGCTGGGTAGCTATCGACCGAGCTATAAAAATTGCCGATTTTATTCATAAGGAAAAATATAAAGAAGAATGGCAAGCGCTGGCCGACACCATACAACAAGATATATTTGAAAATGCCTGGAATGAAACAGTTGGGGCTTTCACCCAGTTTTATGGCTCTACCGATCTTGATGCATCAACGCTTTTAATGGAACCTTACGGTTTTATTGATGCAAAAGACAAGCGTTATGTAAAAACGGTACAGGCAACAGAAGAGGAGCTTTGTGTTGATGGCCTTATGTACAGGTATAAAAATAAGGATGATTTTGGCTTGCCAAGTTCGTCGTTTACTATTTGTACGTTTTGGCTCATTAATGCCTTAAACGCCATCGGTAAACGCAAAAAAGCCACTGGCTTGTTCGAGCAACTGCTTTCCTATAGTAACCATGTTGGATTGTTTAGCGAAGATATCGATTTTAAAACCAAACGCTTGCTGGGGAATTTTCCGCAGGCATACTCGCATTTGGCATTAATTGAAACGGCTATAAACCTGGCCAAGGGTGAAACAACCGAAGATGAACAGATATTAGACGCGATTCATTAA
- a CDS encoding helix-turn-helix domain-containing protein, whose product MLNEKSIVVLPFVNMSADPENEYFSDGITEEIINALTKVNGLKVIARTSSFAFKGKNTDVREIASQLGVASVLEGSVRRVNKRVRITAQLINALDGIHFWSQNFDREIEDIFALQDEISLLIANQIRDNFGHFNIQESLVKKATKNTQAYELFLKGHFLQLKWDAPSIAEATKYYEAAIQLDPEYARAYYGLVQSYGLLAAWGYMPAEKGFELAIKNFMIASDLDKSLPEYGLSFIGRSFWMEWDFSASYKQMADMLNQHPTYTDGLEAMAELLLSHGYFDEAEAYIQKAMTVDPLSANHLYTLAHINYYQSKFENALQLIDKALVINPKFVLATELRILCLIWLNKEDEFEAAISNTPNPDAKTLYFNIRNKGMKTLPASTLKKWQTVAEDKQQMVPYELFALANTDHQQEALELLGKYVEQKRGQIINFRQDPSFHPLHKFDAFHKLHISNFKLDDEIEVTRETNTSYDTNSTEENKQLEELVQVIETQQPFLNPQLNLRTLAESFNVHPNKLSYLINEKTGMNFNEFINQFRLDHFKKLALDPKNSHLTLLGLAYESGFNSKTVFNAYFKKVENQTPGSWLKTVKQ is encoded by the coding sequence ATGTTAAATGAGAAATCCATAGTTGTTCTGCCTTTTGTTAACATGAGTGCTGATCCTGAGAATGAATATTTCAGCGATGGAATAACCGAAGAGATAATAAATGCACTTACAAAAGTTAACGGGTTAAAGGTGATTGCCCGAACTTCGTCGTTTGCATTTAAAGGTAAAAATACCGATGTGCGCGAAATAGCTTCGCAACTTGGTGTGGCATCGGTTTTAGAAGGCAGTGTACGGCGGGTGAATAAACGCGTTCGTATTACTGCTCAGTTAATAAATGCTCTTGATGGTATTCATTTCTGGTCGCAAAACTTCGATCGTGAAATTGAAGATATTTTTGCCTTACAAGATGAAATAAGCTTGCTTATAGCCAATCAGATTCGCGACAACTTCGGTCATTTTAACATTCAGGAGTCGCTGGTAAAAAAAGCTACAAAAAATACACAAGCCTACGAACTCTTTTTAAAAGGCCATTTCTTGCAGCTAAAGTGGGACGCCCCCTCCATAGCAGAAGCTACAAAATATTATGAAGCGGCCATACAGCTCGACCCGGAATACGCACGGGCCTATTACGGATTGGTGCAAAGTTATGGATTGCTGGCAGCATGGGGTTATATGCCTGCAGAAAAGGGCTTTGAACTGGCTATTAAAAATTTCATGATTGCCAGCGACCTGGATAAATCGCTTCCCGAATACGGCCTGTCGTTTATTGGGCGTTCGTTTTGGATGGAGTGGGATTTTAGCGCAAGCTACAAACAAATGGCTGACATGCTGAATCAGCATCCGACTTATACCGATGGACTGGAAGCCATGGCCGAACTGCTGCTATCGCATGGTTATTTTGATGAAGCTGAAGCCTATATTCAAAAAGCCATGACAGTTGATCCGCTTTCGGCAAACCATCTTTACACCTTAGCGCACATCAATTATTACCAAAGCAAGTTCGAAAATGCTTTACAACTGATAGACAAAGCGCTGGTAATAAATCCAAAATTTGTATTGGCTACCGAGCTTCGTATTTTATGCCTTATCTGGCTAAACAAAGAAGATGAATTTGAAGCAGCAATAAGCAACACGCCAAACCCCGATGCAAAAACACTCTATTTTAACATTCGTAACAAAGGCATGAAAACCCTGCCGGCAAGTACATTAAAAAAATGGCAAACCGTTGCAGAGGATAAACAACAAATGGTTCCGTATGAACTTTTTGCATTGGCAAATACCGATCATCAACAGGAAGCATTGGAGCTTTTGGGCAAATACGTCGAACAAAAGCGCGGACAAATTATCAATTTCAGACAAGACCCCTCTTTTCACCCCTTACACAAATTTGATGCTTTCCATAAATTACATATTTCAAACTTTAAGCTTGATGACGAAATAGAGGTAACGAGAGAAACTAATACTTCGTATGACACCAATTCTACGGAAGAGAATAAACAGTTAGAAGAGTTAGTTCAGGTAATAGAAACCCAACAGCCGTTTCTGAACCCACAGCTGAATTTGCGCACACTGGCTGAATCTTTTAATGTTCACCCCAACAAACTCTCTTACCTTATCAACGAAAAAACGGGCATGAATTTTAACGAGTTCATCAACCAGTTTCGATTAGATCATTTCAAAAAACTGGCGCTCGATCCTAAAAATTCACACCTCACCCTTTTAGGCCTGGCCTACGAAAGTGGTTTTAATTCAAAAACGGTATTTAATGCTTACTTTAAAAAGGTAGAAAATCAAACACCCGGCAGTTGGCTAAAAACAGTTAAACAATAA
- a CDS encoding sodium:solute symporter family protein translates to MGWIDLSIFCIYLTAMLGVGVYFLRKNKNTDDYFVGGRKLSSIHIGLSVVATDVGGGFSIGLGGLRFTMGLSGSWLLFTGLLGAWLSAVLLIPKVAGLARRKGFLSFPQFLEFIFDKRVALIAGLISAIGYLGFTSSQILAGAKLAASTFNGLSLNNALLIMGTIAVVYTVLGGLKAVIYTDTIQWIILMIGLIFIGLPFAYYEIGGYNAIVNTLEPDFLSLRAISWQQIVNWMFTIIPIWFIGMTLYQRIYASKNTQTAQRGWFIAGLFEYPLMAFIGVMLGMFARVAMENQLLPGYNATNLDAEMGLPVLLKTVLPVGFLGIVLSAYFSAIMSTADSCLMAASGNLLTDVFRMHNRTNSLRLSQVLTLIIGAIALLLALKMTSVLELMLHSYSFMVSGMIIPVLAALFAKRPNKIAALFSMLTGGSVTLLLILLRVPLPLNLDANIFGINASLIIYLLVASLSKTKQISI, encoded by the coding sequence ATGGGCTGGATTGATCTGTCAATTTTTTGCATCTACTTAACCGCCATGCTTGGTGTTGGTGTTTATTTTCTTCGAAAAAATAAAAACACGGATGATTATTTTGTTGGTGGAAGAAAACTCAGCAGTATTCACATCGGATTATCGGTCGTTGCCACAGACGTTGGAGGTGGCTTTTCAATTGGTCTCGGAGGCCTGAGATTTACCATGGGGCTATCAGGTAGCTGGCTTCTATTTACCGGTTTGCTTGGTGCCTGGCTGAGTGCCGTTTTGCTTATTCCAAAGGTTGCTGGTCTGGCCCGGCGCAAGGGCTTTCTGTCGTTCCCACAATTTCTGGAGTTTATTTTTGATAAACGGGTCGCCTTAATTGCGGGGCTCATATCAGCTATCGGTTACCTCGGATTTACCAGCTCGCAAATACTTGCAGGCGCAAAGCTGGCAGCATCAACGTTTAATGGACTGAGTTTGAATAATGCCCTTTTAATAATGGGCACAATAGCGGTTGTATACACTGTTTTAGGGGGGTTAAAAGCGGTAATCTATACCGATACCATTCAGTGGATTATACTTATGATTGGCCTAATTTTTATTGGGCTACCCTTTGCCTATTACGAAATTGGTGGCTACAATGCCATTGTAAATACGCTCGAGCCCGACTTTTTATCGCTTCGAGCAATTTCGTGGCAGCAAATCGTTAACTGGATGTTTACCATTATTCCGATTTGGTTTATCGGTATGACGCTTTACCAACGAATATATGCATCAAAGAATACACAAACAGCACAACGCGGGTGGTTTATTGCCGGCTTATTTGAATATCCGTTAATGGCTTTTATTGGGGTAATGCTTGGAATGTTTGCTCGTGTTGCTATGGAAAATCAACTTTTGCCCGGTTACAATGCTACCAATCTTGATGCAGAAATGGGACTACCGGTTTTACTAAAAACAGTTCTGCCTGTTGGATTTTTAGGCATTGTTCTTTCGGCCTATTTTTCGGCCATAATGTCTACCGCCGATAGCTGCCTGATGGCCGCTTCCGGCAACTTACTTACCGATGTTTTTCGTATGCATAACAGAACAAACAGTCTTCGGTTGTCGCAGGTACTTACCCTGATAATTGGCGCCATTGCTCTGCTCCTGGCATTAAAAATGACAAGCGTTCTTGAACTCATGCTTCACTCCTATTCTTTTATGGTTTCAGGAATGATTATTCCGGTACTGGCCGCTCTTTTTGCAAAGAGACCAAACAAAATTGCCGCACTATTCTCCATGCTAACGGGTGGCTCTGTTACATTACTGCTCATTCTTTTAAGAGTTCCCCTACCGTTAAACCTCGATGCAAATATATTTGGAATTAATGCATCTTTGATTATTTATCTGCTTGTGGCTTCGCTTTCCAAAACAAAGCAAATTTCTATTTAA
- a CDS encoding bifunctional alpha,alpha-trehalose-phosphate synthase (UDP-forming)/trehalose-phosphatase: MSRLIIASNRLPVMIDRSEEGMTITPSAGGLATGLKSYHKGSDSVWIGWPGVMPKNKKEADEVSNLLKTEQCLPVFLNEDLITNYYDGFSNATLWPLFHYFTEFAEFNETFWEAYCKVNELFAEAIIANAEENDVVWVHDYQLLLLPNILREKRPDLTIGFFLHIPFPSYELIRILPWREEIVNGLLGADLIGFHTYDYARHFISSVKRLLGYDVDFNQIKLDGRQVFIDVFPMGIDYKKFETHALEIQTKPVQERSKEHQDIDRFLLSMPDRKLILSIDRLDYTKGIPQRLNAFRYFLEKHPEYREKVSLIMLTVPSRTDVEQYQNLKNEVDVLVGNINGEFGTLNWNPVIYFYRSVPFENLIELYSSADVALLTPLRDGMNLVAKEYLASKVNHKGVLILSEMAGASKELGEAIAVNPNNIHDTGDAIYKALTISETEREKAITTMQKRIKRYDIHKWASEFMTALHNTIEKQSEHHARKITTSIKSKIVNEFAKAESKVLFLDYDGTLQRFFANPQSAGPDEELYQLLDEVADQKNTTLVLVSGRDRETFNRWFGNRKYTLIAEHGAWLREVGKGWMERKPVHNEWKDNIMPVLESYVDRTPGSLIEEKTYSLVWHYRKADIELGVLRALDLVHDISNLIINQDLEILEGKKVIEIKVSGINKGMAASDFIHEKPAQFILAMGDDWTDEFLFKELPENAHTVKVGTENSAAKYYLNNYKEVRAFLSELVKS; the protein is encoded by the coding sequence ATGAGTCGATTAATAATAGCATCAAACCGCTTGCCGGTAATGATTGACAGAAGTGAAGAAGGAATGACAATAACACCCAGTGCGGGTGGCCTGGCAACAGGATTAAAATCATATCATAAAGGCAGCGACAGTGTATGGATTGGCTGGCCGGGTGTAATGCCTAAAAATAAAAAAGAAGCCGATGAAGTAAGTAATTTGTTAAAAACAGAACAATGTTTACCCGTTTTTTTAAACGAAGATTTGATTACGAATTATTACGATGGATTTAGCAATGCAACCCTTTGGCCATTGTTTCATTACTTTACCGAGTTTGCAGAGTTTAACGAAACTTTTTGGGAGGCATATTGTAAAGTAAATGAACTTTTTGCAGAGGCCATTATTGCCAATGCCGAAGAAAATGATGTGGTTTGGGTGCACGATTACCAGTTATTATTATTGCCCAATATTTTGCGCGAAAAACGACCGGATTTAACCATCGGTTTCTTTCTGCATATTCCTTTTCCTTCATATGAATTAATTCGGATTTTACCCTGGCGCGAGGAAATAGTTAACGGACTGCTCGGTGCCGATCTGATAGGTTTCCATACCTATGATTATGCACGCCATTTTATTAGTTCCGTAAAGCGTTTGCTGGGGTATGATGTTGATTTTAACCAAATAAAACTTGATGGACGGCAGGTGTTTATTGATGTGTTTCCGATGGGAATTGATTATAAAAAGTTTGAAACGCATGCACTCGAAATTCAAACAAAACCGGTTCAGGAACGCTCAAAAGAACACCAGGATATTGACCGGTTTTTATTAAGTATGCCCGACCGAAAGTTGATTTTATCTATTGATCGTCTGGATTATACCAAGGGAATTCCGCAGCGTCTGAATGCTTTCAGGTATTTTCTTGAAAAACATCCTGAGTACAGAGAAAAAGTATCGTTGATAATGCTGACTGTACCATCTCGAACCGATGTAGAACAATACCAGAATCTTAAAAACGAGGTAGATGTGCTTGTTGGCAACATTAATGGCGAATTTGGTACATTAAACTGGAATCCCGTAATCTATTTTTATCGTTCTGTTCCTTTCGAAAACCTGATCGAACTTTACAGCTCGGCAGATGTGGCCTTGCTTACTCCATTACGCGACGGAATGAACCTGGTAGCCAAGGAGTATTTGGCATCAAAAGTAAACCATAAAGGGGTATTAATTTTAAGCGAAATGGCCGGCGCATCAAAAGAACTCGGTGAGGCAATTGCGGTAAATCCTAACAATATTCATGATACTGGAGATGCTATTTACAAGGCTTTAACAATTTCGGAAACCGAGCGCGAAAAGGCCATAACCACGATGCAGAAGCGCATTAAACGTTACGATATTCACAAGTGGGCTTCAGAGTTTATGACAGCCTTGCATAATACCATCGAAAAACAATCGGAACACCACGCACGAAAAATTACAACATCTATAAAAAGCAAAATAGTTAATGAGTTTGCAAAAGCAGAATCAAAAGTGTTGTTTTTAGATTACGACGGAACACTTCAACGTTTCTTTGCCAATCCGCAATCGGCAGGGCCCGATGAGGAGCTGTACCAACTTTTGGATGAGGTTGCAGACCAAAAAAATACCACACTGGTATTGGTTAGCGGGCGCGACAGAGAAACTTTTAATCGCTGGTTTGGAAATAGAAAGTATACTTTGATTGCTGAACATGGCGCCTGGCTGCGTGAGGTTGGAAAAGGCTGGATGGAGAGAAAACCGGTACATAACGAATGGAAAGATAATATTATGCCCGTGTTGGAATCTTATGTTGATCGTACACCGGGTAGTTTAATCGAAGAAAAAACCTATTCGTTGGTTTGGCATTACCGCAAAGCCGATATTGAATTGGGCGTATTAAGGGCACTTGATTTGGTACATGATATTTCGAATCTGATTATTAACCAGGATTTAGAAATTTTAGAAGGTAAAAAAGTAATTGAAATAAAGGTTTCGGGTATAAATAAGGGCATGGCGGCCAGCGATTTTATTCATGAAAAACCGGCTCAGTTTATTTTAGCAATGGGCGATGATTGGACCGATGAATTTTTGTTTAAAGAATTACCCGAAAACGCACACACTGTAAAGGTGGGTACCGAAAATTCAGCAGCAAAATATTACCTGAATAATTACAAGGAAGTAAGAGCGTTTTTATCGGAGCTTGTAAAATCATAG
- a CDS encoding DUF3575 domain-containing protein produces the protein MKKETRTTKESVSTKPVFLLITAILLLTIATTTKAQSHENKTTTGKEKWISPAKTAVNVCPGGVAFGFYSANVEHLFGENHGLVLRGDLETIPNTYSDANIESSGKAVILNYRYHFGGGLNSWYAGAYTRYRKIKGDGTLESGEFDFKLPECTIGLNVGKRWIWESGFTLNFALGYGYVYDELKVNNPSQEALDAIEVFRDDYAFMNGFLGEFSIGYAF, from the coding sequence ATGAAAAAGGAAACAAGAACAACAAAAGAGTCAGTATCGACTAAACCGGTATTTTTGCTAATTACTGCCATTTTATTGCTTACTATTGCCACTACAACCAAAGCCCAAAGCCATGAAAACAAAACGACAACGGGTAAAGAAAAATGGATAAGCCCGGCCAAAACAGCTGTTAATGTTTGTCCGGGAGGCGTGGCATTTGGATTTTATTCGGCTAATGTTGAGCACCTGTTTGGCGAGAACCACGGACTGGTTTTACGCGGCGATTTAGAAACCATCCCCAACACTTATTCTGATGCCAATATTGAATCGAGCGGTAAAGCCGTTATACTTAATTACCGCTACCATTTTGGAGGAGGCTTAAACTCGTGGTATGCCGGAGCTTATACGCGCTACCGCAAAATTAAAGGCGATGGAACCCTGGAATCGGGTGAGTTTGATTTTAAACTCCCGGAATGTACCATCGGCCTTAATGTTGGTAAACGCTGGATTTGGGAAAGCGGGTTTACTCTGAATTTTGCGCTTGGTTATGGTTACGTCTACGATGAACTTAAAGTAAATAACCCGAGCCAGGAAGCCCTGGATGCAATTGAGGTTTTTCGCGACGACTATGCTTTTATGAATGGCTTTCTTGGAGAGTTTTCGATAGGTTATGCTTTTTAA
- a CDS encoding MarR family transcriptional regulator translates to METTDILIKIRKIVRSVDIESKKIQKEHGVSIPQVLCLNFVHDSPNYQSTQGEIRKFLNLNPSTVSGIINRLEKKGYLARLPKSGDKRIVNIALTSSGDKLLKSIPALLHEELSKKLLQLNEKELEIVEAGLNTLVRILDIEQVEASPLITIDSELETNDETQQTL, encoded by the coding sequence ATGGAGACCACAGATATTTTAATAAAAATCAGGAAAATTGTTCGTTCGGTAGATATTGAATCTAAAAAAATTCAGAAGGAACACGGAGTAAGCATACCACAGGTGTTATGTTTAAATTTTGTACACGATTCGCCCAACTATCAATCCACGCAAGGGGAAATAAGAAAGTTTTTAAATTTGAATCCCAGCACTGTAAGTGGTATTATTAACCGCCTGGAAAAAAAAGGCTACCTGGCACGGCTGCCAAAATCGGGCGATAAACGTATAGTAAATATTGCTTTAACCTCCTCAGGCGATAAACTGTTAAAGTCTATTCCTGCACTTTTGCACGAAGAATTATCGAAAAAGCTATTACAGCTTAATGAAAAAGAGCTGGAAATAGTGGAAGCCGGATTAAATACCCTGGTCAGGATTCTTGATATTGAACAGGTTGAAGCCTCTCCACTTATCACTATTGATTCAGAGCTGGAAACAAATGACGAAACACAACAGACTTTGTAA
- the ablB gene encoding putative beta-lysine N-acetyltransferase: MQDKIETIGNGSIIQHGQLNQRVYLMKLDKKDCPTIIQEINDLARKNGYTKIFCKIPAYAAPQFLSNGFLPEAQIPAFFGNKESAFFVSKFLSSDRLLNIETDRLSDLSKMLEESKTAPAPDKIEVPNVTVRRLDKKDYERITEIYREVFITYPFPIYNPGFILKSLENGTQYYGAVTEGQLVALASAEVDVQGKNAEMTDFATLPQHRGRKLSVLLLNSIEKEMKKQGIKTLYTIARLNSIGMNKTFLKLNYCYSGTLIKNTHIAGKIESMNVLYKHI, translated from the coding sequence ATGCAGGATAAAATTGAAACTATTGGAAACGGAAGCATTATACAACACGGACAATTAAACCAACGCGTTTACCTGATGAAACTGGATAAAAAAGATTGTCCCACTATAATTCAGGAAATAAACGATTTGGCGCGAAAAAACGGATATACAAAAATATTTTGCAAAATACCGGCTTATGCTGCACCCCAATTTCTTTCAAACGGATTTTTACCTGAAGCACAAATACCAGCATTTTTCGGGAATAAAGAATCGGCATTTTTTGTTTCGAAATTTTTGAGTTCCGACCGTTTACTAAACATCGAAACAGACCGGCTCAGCGACCTCAGTAAAATGCTTGAAGAAAGTAAAACAGCACCTGCTCCTGATAAAATTGAAGTGCCTAATGTTACAGTACGCAGACTGGATAAAAAAGATTATGAGCGAATAACGGAGATTTACCGCGAGGTTTTTATAACCTACCCATTTCCGATATACAATCCGGGATTTATTTTAAAATCACTAGAAAACGGCACCCAATATTATGGAGCCGTAACCGAGGGACAACTCGTAGCACTAGCTTCGGCAGAAGTTGACGTGCAGGGCAAAAATGCAGAAATGACTGATTTTGCCACCCTTCCACAACACCGTGGCCGTAAATTATCGGTATTACTGCTAAATTCTATTGAAAAGGAAATGAAAAAACAAGGAATAAAAACGCTTTATACGATTGCCCGACTAAACTCAATTGGCATGAATAAAACATTTCTAAAATTGAACTACTGTTATTCGGGCACCCTAATAAAAAACACACACATTGCCGGAAAAATAGAAAGTATGAACGTTTTGTATAAACACATTTGA